The DNA segment GGTAGGGGCGGATCGCACGGTCTGGGCAACTGTCTTACGGAGACTTCTTTCTTACCTTTACTGAGGGGCATTGTCTGTTACTGACCCTACAGGGTCCCAGGTTGTGGGGTCACTTTTGGGTTGGGAGGGGATTTTTGACGCTAAGGATACTTTTTGTTTATCTCATTAGGTGTCTGGAACTGGCTCTGGTCGCTGCAGGACCACCAGGGGCTTGGCTTCCTAGTCTCATTTTCCTAGATTTCCCAAAAGCCATGTCTGGGTCTTCCCTCATTAACTTTACCCCAGCCACTGATCCCAGTGATCTGTGGAAAGATGGGCAGCTGCGATCACAGCCTGAAGAGCTGGAGCCCATCCTGGATGGGGCTGCAGCCCGGGCTTTCTACGAAGCCTTGATTGAAGATGAGAGCAGCACTCCTGAAACCCAGAGAGCTCAGCCTGGGCCTgccaggaagaggaagaaaagaagaatgacGAGGGAGactgcagcaggagcagcaggaggacATGGACAAAGGAGATCCCTTGACGCAAAGGACAAGACGACCCAGCAGATACTGAGGGCAGCCCAGGAGGGGGACCTGGCAAAACTAAAAAGGCTGTTGGATCCCCGTGAGGCAGGGGGAGCTGGAGGGAATATCAATGCTCGGGATGCTTTCTGGTGGACCCCTCTGATGTGTGCTGCCCGAGCAGGCCAGGGGGCAGCTGTGCGCTATCTCCTGGGCCGTGGGGCTGCCTGGGTAGGGGTCTGTGAGCTGGGGGGCAGAGATGCTGCTCAGTTGGCTGAAGAAGCAGGTTTCCCTGAGGTGGCCCGCATGGTCAGAGAGAGCCCTGGAGAGACAAGGAGTCCAAAGAACCGGTGAGGGAAGCCttatcttttaatattatttaaacttttaaatctatttttgttttattgaagcatagttcaagtatataaattacatatgtaCAATATAGCAATtcaggatttttttaaagtgatattcTGTTTATAGTCATTGTAAAATATCTGCTAAATTTCTGTGTTGTACACACTCTCTGGGTTTAAATCCTGATTGTACTTCTTGGGCAAGCAACCTAGCGTCCATGTGGCTCACTTTTCCTATTTAAGAAATTAGACTATACTTCTTATAGGGTTGTTAGGGTTAATTAAATGggttaatatacataaaatactaGAACAGTGCTTGTATTTAATAGCATAGTAAGCACTGTACAAATGTTAACTATAGTAATTATTATTTCCCACCCAAGAACCTTATGAGGCCTTAACCATTCCTTCAGGTCCACTGTTGCTAACTGGGGAGGAAAGACAATTTGTTTCCTGGCAGAGATACTGGAAGGACCTTGTCCCACCCTGCCACCCACCTCTGAGGCCTAAACCCTTGTGCTACCCTtaacctttctctttttttctctccaggtCCCGATCCCCCTCCCCCCAGTACTGTGAGACTTGTGATGCCCACTTTCAAGACTCTAACCACTGTACATCCACTGCTCACCTGCTGTCGCTGTCCCGGGATCTCCGGCCCCCCATCCTACCACTTGGGGTCTCTACCTCCAGCCCAGGCTTCAAGCTGCTGCTGAGGGGGGGCTGGGAGCCTGGAATGGGGCTAGGACCCCGGGGTGAGGGCCGTGCCAACCCTATCCCCACTGTCCTCAAGAGGGACCAGGAGGGGTTAGGCTACAGACCAGCACCTCAGCCCCGAGTTACACATTTCCCAGCTCGGGATATacgggcagtggctgggagggaGAGAGCCCCTAGGATGACCACACTGAACCGCAGGGAGgagaaaaggcaggaagagaaggacaaGGCCTGGGAGCGGGATCTGCGGACATACATGAACCTCGAGTTCTGACCTTGGTGTGTTGCTGAAGTCTGAACTTGGGCCCCGAACTTACACTTGGGCTTCTACTTCCTGATGTCTGCCCAGGTTCCATACCTTCTGGTTTTGATCAGTGGACTCTGCCTTCAGTAGAAAGAAGCCAAAAGTTGAGAAATAAAATCAAGCTTTTCTCCCTCTTTGTGTTTTATTCACTTTTCTGGAAGCTCTTGCAGGGAAGCCAAACGAGACGGGACCACATGAAATTCTACCAGAACCAGAAGAGGCAGCTCCTCTACGTGGCCTGATAGGGTTGCCTCTGCCAGTCTGGTTCACTTCTAGTCCCCAGCCACTGTTCTTAGTGCCCCACCTATTTTTTCAACCCCTGAACCAGGAATTACCCGTCTGTATGCAAGTCTatgcagagcttccctggtggctcagatggtagagtctgccagcaattcaggagacccaggcttgatccctgggttggaagatcccctcaagaaggaaatggcaacccagtccactgttctagcctggagaaccccatggacagagaagcctggtgggctacgttcatggggttgcaaagagtcaggcatgattgagcgactaacactttcatgcaAGTTTGACCTCCCACAGAAAGCACCCTCTGTCCACTCTAGCCAATTCAATCACTGATTTCACAAGTTTGTTTACTATGTGCTTTGAATGGGAATGAGACAAGCCCAATCTTAAGGCTGCTCGCACCTGTAGGAGACACGATGTGATAAAAAGAATGCATGGTGATGGGGAAGTCAGGAAAGGCTCAGAAATGATCACGGGTGGTGTCTTGCAGGAAGAGGGCAGTGTGATACGAAGACCAAAGATGTAGGCTGTTAGCTGAGCTGGAACCAGAACTCTGGCCTCCCAAATCTACACTTTAAGCCAAGGTTCTTCATTTTGATACCCGAAAACTCCTAAGGGCAGGAAGCACATCCTGTTTGTCTACACTTGTCTTCCCCATACTtcctctcctgctcctcctgcctcatACCAGGTGCCAGGCATATGAAGTGCCCACTGTTGTCAAATCCAAGAGGTAAACATCTGTGCATGGAGGAGCAAGGAAGGGCTACTCAAGCCCCAAGCCTCCTCTCAGCTTTCTCTTCTGGAAAAGCCTTTCATGAAATCGTGAACTAGAAGAGCGGAGCGGGATGCAGGGAAGAACTCAAGGAAACTAAAGGGGGCGGGCGAGGTTAAGGGGATACCAGCGGCCGGGGGTTTCTAGGCGACGAAAATGGAGCCTGGGCTTATATATTCACGCTTTTGGCTCCTGTGACCTCGGCTGTACGCCCCTCGGAACGGCCGGTGCGCTCTGATGGCGCGCACAGGCAGctcgggccgggggcgggggttggggggcggtCGATCGACAGGGTCCGCCCCGCGAGCTGGGGCTCCGCCTCCGCCTGTCCTCTAGTCCCGGTGCGGCTGCTTCCGGGCTCTGCGCTCCGGGCGGCTTCGCGAGGCCGAGGCCCCGACGCTGGGCCCGGGAGGGGCTGCATCGCTTGGATGCCTGGACTCCAGGCTCCCCAGGCAGGCGCGCGCTTTGCCTCGCTCCCGGGATCTCCCAAGACATCTCCGGCCTGACCTTGCGAAGACTGAATCTCAGCTGCGGGCTGGGGTGCCAGTGGGGCCACGTTATAGGAATCACAGCCCTCTGAATCAAAGCAGGAACGTTGCTGGCTGGAGTTTGCCGGATACCTCACCCCCCACTCACTTAACAGGAGACTTCTTTCTGAGCTGCCTTAGGGCAGCAGTTAGGACTCTCCTGGTCGGTCGGGAGCACCTAGGAACCGAGgccaccttccttccttccttcctttttggaTGGAGAACCGCCTCCCCAGTTTCTGGGGCACCTTGGGGCGTGGCCTTGGTGAGTGAAACTTGGGGTGCTGCCTGCTGGGAAGGAAACCTGGAAGACAGGGAGGACACTGTGACGGTGTCCCAGGCTTTGTCAGATCCGTAGACTTTTGgaatcttgtgtgtgtgcatagtgGGGTGGTGGTGAATGGATTTGAATGTGCCTCTCTTTACCTTAAAACTGAAACGGAAACAAGCCGCTTCAGGCTGCATGACCATCCCGGGAAGAGGAGAGCCACTTCTGAGTTCAGAGTAGGACTCTCCAAGCAGATTCCTGTTCTTCTGAGCCTAAACACACTCTGGTTTCTGAGGAAATCCTCAGTCCTCCATCCAAGAACCTAAGCCGTGCCAGGAAGCAGCCCCAGAATTGGAGGGCTCATTGCACACCCCAGCCATGTTCCTCCGACGCCTTGGTGGctggctccctcgtccctggggcCGCCGGAAGTCGACAAGACCTGACCTGCCCACCCCAGAACCCAGACGGATGGACAGCTCCTCTGAGAATTCAGGGAGTGACTGGGACAGTGCCCCAGAAACCATGGGAGATCTGGGGTCTCCCAAGACCCAGGGCTCAGGTGCACAGAGGAGCTCTGGGGCTGCTCCAGAACCAAGCAGGGAGGCCCAAGTTGAGCAACTGGGGTACAAAAGAATGGATTCTCTCAAGTGGGAGAAGACTGCTTCCAGCACCCAAGAGTCTGGGAGACCAGAGGCTGGGGAGACCATTCCCAAACTAGGACAGGATCCTGTGGACTCAGATGGCACCGGGAAACGTGGAGGGTCCCCTGAAGAGGAATTGAACCCCTCAGTGGCTGAAGCCCTGGTGGAGAAGCCTGGCCGGCGTCAGAAGCTGCTGGGCTGGTTGCGGGGGGATACAGGTGGGGGAGCAGGGGCTCCCCACCAGTATCTGGGGGACCCAGAGGAGTGTCTGCAGATCTCCACCAACCTGACCCTGCACCTGCTGGAGCTGCTGGCCTCAGCCCTGCTGGGGCTCTGCTCAAGGCCCTTGCGGGCAGCCTTGGACGCGCTGGGCCTGCGTGGACCGCTGGGCCTCTGGCTGCATGGGCTGCTGTCCTTTCTGGCTGCTCTGCATGGACTCCATGCCGTGCTGAGCCTACTGACCGCTCACCCCCTGCACTTTGCCTGCCTCTTTGGTCTTTTACAGGCCCTGGTACTGGCCGTCAGCCTCCGGGAGCCCATTGGGGATGAGGAGGCCACTGACTTGGAGGGGGAGAAgttagggagggagggggaggagcagaggggagaCCCAGGCAAGGGGCTGTGACCAAGGGGTACGGTGTGACCCAGGGTCCTACCCTCAGTGGGGTGGGAGCAAGGATGAAGATAGTGTGGGAGGTATGATCCAAATTGTAagcacagggacctcagggaaggGGCAGAAACCCCAGAGTATGAGGGCACAGAGCCCCCTCCACACACAGGAGAGCTGTTCAGGGTGTCTGTGTTTATGGACAGTGGGGGCCTCGCCCTTGAATTCACCAGctgttgttaatttttgcttttacatttttccc comes from the Capricornis sumatraensis isolate serow.1 chromosome 22, serow.2, whole genome shotgun sequence genome and includes:
- the C22H6orf47 gene encoding uncharacterized protein C6orf47 homolog, which produces MFLRRLGGWLPRPWGRRKSTRPDLPTPEPRRMDSSSENSGSDWDSAPETMGDLGSPKTQGSGAQRSSGAAPEPSREAQVEQLGYKRMDSLKWEKTASSTQESGRPEAGETIPKLGQDPVDSDGTGKRGGSPEEELNPSVAEALVEKPGRRQKLLGWLRGDTGGGAGAPHQYLGDPEECLQISTNLTLHLLELLASALLGLCSRPLRAALDALGLRGPLGLWLHGLLSFLAALHGLHAVLSLLTAHPLHFACLFGLLQALVLAVSLREPIGDEEATDLEGEKLGREGEEQRGDPGKGL
- the GPANK1 gene encoding G patch domain and ankyrin repeat-containing protein 1, translated to MSGSSLINFTPATDPSDLWKDGQLRSQPEELEPILDGAAARAFYEALIEDESSTPETQRAQPGPARKRKKRRMTRETAAGAAGGHGQRRSLDAKDKTTQQILRAAQEGDLAKLKRLLDPREAGGAGGNINARDAFWWTPLMCAARAGQGAAVRYLLGRGAAWVGVCELGGRDAAQLAEEAGFPEVARMVRESPGETRSPKNRSRSPSPQYCETCDAHFQDSNHCTSTAHLLSLSRDLRPPILPLGVSTSSPGFKLLLRGGWEPGMGLGPRGEGRANPIPTVLKRDQEGLGYRPAPQPRVTHFPARDIRAVAGRERAPRMTTLNRREEKRQEEKDKAWERDLRTYMNLEF